The genomic window TGCAAAGCTGGTATTGACGGTGACCGCGACATCATCGTCGCAAACCAGCAGTCCCTCGACTGCAGCGTTGGCAAGCCCGCGCATCCGGTCGGCTTCAAGAAGAGAGCGGCGCTGTTCGCGGGCATCCAGCGCGAGGCCAGCGAGCGACAGCAGAATGATGACGAAACTTGCAGTGGCGACGCCAACGGCAAGCCAGGCACCGGGCAGGGCAGCCTGCGAAACCTTCATGTTGGGATCCGGGATAATCGAAACGGCTCCCATCGCGGTGAAGTGATGGCTGCAGATCGCGAGAGTTAGCAGAACCGCGCCCGCGGTTTTCCATTTGTCGTCCTGTTTGTGGAGTCCCACAGGCACTGCCACCGCGCCGATCAGCGTTCCAAGCAATATGGATGCGATGACGAGTGCTGGATCCCAGACGATGATGCCCTCAATCTCGAAGGCTGCCATTCCGACGTAATGCATCGTGGCGATACCGCCACCGACGATGGCGCCGCCAAGCCAAGGCCCAAGTCTAAATTTCGGATTCATCGACAGTGCAAGCCCCGCAGCGGTCAACAGGATTGCGGCGGCGAGCGACAACAGGGTGAGCGCAATATTGTAGCCGCTCGGAAGTCCCGGTGAGAAAGCCAGCATGGCGATGAAGTGGGTCGCCCAGATGCCAAAGCCGGTCGAGATTGCAGATACGGTCAGCCAGACGCCGCGCATATGGCCAGTCGATCCGCGCGCGTGCCGGAGCAGATTGATTGCAGCGAGTGAGGCCAGTGTGCAGATGACGGCGGCAAGAGCAACAAGCCACAGGTCGTGGGCTGTGGCGATACAATTATAAACTTTCAACATCCGTCAGTCCGCAATACGAGTACAAATGTTATCGCGCGATAACTACGTCGTATTGCGTAAGAAGCAGTAAATTCCCGCGCCAAGCCAAAGCTGGTGCACGTGCAAAGCAGAACGGTTAAGACGCTGTAAGTGCTCTACGCGTCGTATCAGAACGCCTTGAAATGCAGGCGCTTTTGATTGGTCGATAAAATCTTACGCGTTTATCCCGACCTTGAAATGCTAACGCGCGATAAACCATGCGGGGGAACTAGTGTGGTGGTTCAGAAGTTCGCTCCATTTTTTCCCGCGAGTTCTTCCAGCGAACGTCTGAACCTAAACCACACTAAAATTATGAGCTTTGCGAGTGTCCTCTCGAATCCAAAGTTCGCTACGGGGAGCGCTGCACCATGAGGCGAACTTTGGATTCGGGACACTGGCCGTGCGCTGATTAACGATCGACGCGACTCACCACATCCATCAGCTCCGCGATCTTGCGGCGTTGATCGGCCTTATCACCAGATGTGATGGCGTGTTCGACGCAATGCGCGACGTGGTCCCGCAGGATTTCTTCTTCGACGCGGCGCAGCGCCGTACGTGCTGCGGCGATCTGTGTGACGATATCGATGCAGTAGCGATCATCCTCGACCATGCCGGCGAGCCCGCGGACCTGACCTTCAATTCGCTTCAGCCTTTTGAGGCACGATGACTTGATTTCCTGTCGCATAGAGATCTATATACCCCCATAGGGTATACGGCGCAAGCAAGGAATTGACTCGTGAGATCGACCAAAGACGGTGAAGGGAACAACTGCTGCCATGGCCACGGCGGCCATCACCATGCGGCGAACTCCACGCACGATCATGTGCATCGACCGGACAAGTCGGGTGATACAATGCGTGTTCTCGATCCGGTGTGCGGTATGACTGTCGATCCCGCCACGGCGAAACATCGCTTTGCATATAAGGGGCAGGAGTACTTCTTCTGTTCGGGACGCTGCCGCGAGCGATTCGAGACGGAACCAGAAAAGTTCCTGCAGCCGAAACCCGCAGTTCCGGTAGAGGACGTGCCTGAAGGCACGATCTACACCTGCCCGATGCATCCCGAAGTTCGGCAAGTCGGTCCCGGCAGTTGCCCTATTTGCGGCATGGCGCTTGAACCCGAGATCATTTCACTCGACGACAAGCCCGATCCTGAACTGATCGACATGACCCGCCGCTTTTGGATCGCGCTGGCATTGACGTTGCCGGTGTTTGTTATCGACATGACGGCGCACTTCGGTGGCATTCATCTGTTGGCACCACAAACATCCAATTGGTTGTCGTTTGCGTTGGCGACGCCGGTGGTGCTTTGGGCGGGGTGGCCGTTTTTCGAGCGCGGTTGGCGCTCGCTGGTCACACGCAACCTCAACATGTTTACCCTGATCGCGATGGGAACGGGCGTCGCTTACGTCTACAGCGTCGTTGCCACTCTCGCGCCGCAGGTTTTCCCGCAAGCATTTCGCGATATGCACGGTGCGGTGGCGGTCTATTTCGAGGCTGCGGCGGTGATTACAGTTCTCGTGCTACTGGGACAGGTGCTTGAGCTTCGCGCGAGGGCGCGAACGTCAGGAGCGATCCGCGCGTTGCTCGGGCTCGCGCCGAAGACCGCCCGGCGGATCGGCAAGACCGGCGATGAGG from Nitrobacteraceae bacterium AZCC 1564 includes these protein-coding regions:
- a CDS encoding DNA-binding FrmR family transcriptional regulator (product_source=COG1937; cath_funfam=3.30.70.20; cog=COG1937; ko=KO:K21600; pfam=PF02583; superfamily=48498), which codes for MRQEIKSSCLKRLKRIEGQVRGLAGMVEDDRYCIDIVTQIAAARTALRRVEEEILRDHVAHCVEHAITSGDKADQRRKIAELMDVVSRVDR